A window from Gossypium raimondii isolate GPD5lz chromosome 7, ASM2569854v1, whole genome shotgun sequence encodes these proteins:
- the LOC105790196 gene encoding heterogeneous nuclear ribonucleoprotein 1 gives MGSRKGNDNDGASPGKIFIGGLAKDTTLETFTKYFEKYGEITDYVIMKDRHTGRPRGFGFITFADPSVVDTVMQEDHVINGKQVEIKRTVPKGSSQSNDFKTKKIFVGGIPTSVTEDEFKNFFSKYGKVVEHEIICDHATKRSRGFGFIVFDNEKVVDNMLANGNMIDMEGTRVEIKKAEPKKSSNPAPGPAYGSESRGRSYNDGYGGFGDYGGFGPGPYRSFGGFGSRYGDYGGYGGGAADFGGSYGGFGGGGGFSGYRGDPSFGYGSRYGSYAGGLSGTGIGPYGRGGGGYGSYSGSGPSGNYDSGPGAGFGGPGGLYGSRSGYGGSSRYHPYAR, from the exons ATGGGTTCCAGGAAGGGCAACGACAACGATGGTGCTAGCCCTGG GAAAATATTTATTGGAGGCTTAGCTAAGGACACAACTCTGG AGACTTTTACTAAGTACTTTGAAAAGTATGGGGAAATAACTGATTACGTTATAATGAAAGATCGACATACGGGTCGGCCCCGTGGTTTTGGGTTCATTACCTTTGCGGATCCTTCTGTTGTTGACACTGTTATGCAAGAGGATCATGTTATTAATGGCAAACAA GTTGAGATTAAAAGAACTGTTCCGAAAGGTTCCTCACAGTCGAATGATTTCAAGACGAAGAAAATATTTGTTGGTGGGATTCCAACATCAGTTACTGAAG ACGAGTTCAAGAATTTCTTCTCGAAGTATGGAAAGGTGGTGGAACATGAGATAATATGTGACCATGCAACCAAGCGTTCTAGGGGTTTCGGGTTTATCGTGTTTGACAACGAAAAAGTTGTTGACAATATGCTGGCCAATGGAAACATGATAGATATGGAGGGTACTCGG GTTGAAATCAAGAAGGCTGAACCAAAGAAATCCTCAAACCCAGCACCTGGCCCTGCATATGGTAGTGAATCTAGGGGACGCTCATACAATGATGGTTATGGTGGATTTGGTGATTATGGTGGTTTTGGCCCTGGTCCTTATAGGTCTTTTGGAGGTTTTGGCAGTAGATATGGAGATTATGGTGGTTATGGTGGTGGTGCTGCTGATTTTGGTGGTAGTTATGGGGGgtttggtggtggtggtggtttcTCTGGTTACCGCGGAGATCCATCATTTGGTTATGGTAGCCGATATGGTTCCTATGCTGGTGGGCTTAGTGGGACTGGTATAGGTCCGTATGGACGTGGAGGTGGAGGCTATGGAAGTTACAGTGGTTCAGGCCCTAGTGGTAATTATGATTCAGGCCCGGGTGCTGGTTTTGGTGGACCGGGTGGATTATATGGTAGTAGATCAGGATACGGAGGCAGTAGTCGCTATCATCCTTATGCAAGATAG
- the LOC105790183 gene encoding long chain acyl-CoA synthetase 8 yields MKNTKATTLSQPLTKKFHVDDYLSSFGEKYGTYGIVSAAIAAVIVPILLSSIMRKKKGKKRGVPVEVGGETGYAVRNARTTELLQCPWEGATTIAELFEQCCKKYSRNHYLGTRKVIKKDFVTASDGRKFEKLQLGDYEWQTYGEVYQRACHFASGLVNFGHDVDTRIAIFSETRAEWQIALQGCLRQNITVVTIYASLGEDALTHSLNETQVTTLICESKQLKKLAAIRPSLETISSIIYFEDNEAANISGVFGSMSSLSVSSFHEVELLGERAPVPPSLPSKDNIAVIMYTSGSTGLPKGVMITHGNIVALAAAVLTVIPGIGKNDVYLAYLPLAHVLELAAESVMLSAGCAIGYGSPLTLTDTSSKIMRGTKGDASVLRPTLMAAVPAILDRVRDGVLKKVEEKGGLARKLFDIAYKRRLQSIEGSWFGAWGLERWLWDVIVFERVHAALGGRLRLMLSGGAPLSANSQRFINICMGAPVCQGYGLTETCAGSAFTEWDDTTIGRVGPPVPCCYLKLVNWEEGGYSISDKPMPRGEVVVGGHSVTHGYFNNPEKTDEVYKVDERGMRWFYTGDIGQFHPDGCLEIIDRKKDIVKLQHGEYISLGKVEAALTSSKFVDNLMVHADPFHSYCVALIVPSRDVLEKWAVEAGIKYQDFPELCGKAETVSEVQKSLSKVGKDAKLDKFEIPAKIKLMAEPWTPESGLVTAALKIKREQIKSKFKDDLQKLYQ; encoded by the exons ATGAAGAACACCAAAGCGACAACTCTCAGCCAACCcttgacaaaaaaatttcatgtcGATGATTATTTGTCATCATTTGGGGAAAAATATGGAACATATGGGATTGTGAGTGCTGCTATTGCTGCTGTGATCGTACCCATATTGCTTTCCTCTAtcatgagaaagaaaaaggggaaaaaaagaggAGTTCCAGTCGAAGTGGGTGGTGAAACAGGTTATGCTGTGCGCAATGCTCGAACCACTGAGTTGCTTCAGTGTCCTTGGGAAGGAGCCACTACAATAGCTGAACTTTTCGAGCAATGTTGTAAGAAGTATTCACGGAATCATTATCTTGGAACAAGAAAAGTAATTAAGAAGGACTTTGTTACTGCTAGTGATGGAAGGAAATTCGAGAAGCTACAGCTTGGGGATTATGAATGGCAAACTTATGGAGAAGTTTATCAACGTGCTTGTCACTTTGCGTCCGGTCTTGTTAATTTTGGTCATGATGTTGATACTCGTATTGCGATATTTTCTGAAACTCGAGCAGAATGGCAAATTGCTTTACAG GGTTGCCTTAGGCAGAATATAACAGTTGTCACTATTTATGCTTCACTAGGTGAAGATGCCTTGACCCATTCCCTAAATGAG ACACAGGTAACAACCTTGATCTGTGAATCCAAGCAGTTAAAAAAGTTGGCTGCAATACGCCCAAGCCTGGAGACGATCTCAAGTATCATTTACTTTGAAGACAATGAAGCTGCCAATATTTCTGGTGTATTTGGAAGTATGAGTAGCTTGAGTGTTTCGTCCTTTCATGAAGTTGAGTTGCTTGGGGAAAGAGCACCTGTTCCGCCTAGTCTACCCTCCAAGGACAATATAGCTGTTATTATGTATACAAGTGGCAGTACAGGTCTGCCAAAG GGAGTTATGATAACTCATGGAAACATTGTAGCCCTTGCTGCAGCGGTTTTGACTGTGATCCCAGGAATTGGAAAGAATGATGTATACTTGGCATATTTGCCCTTAGCTCATGTTTTGGAATTGGCAGCTGAG TCGGTGATGCTGAGTGCAGGTTGTGCAATTGGCTATGGTTCACCTTTGACACTAACTGATACTTCTAGTAAAATCATGAGAGGGACTAAGGGAGATGCTTCTGTATTGAGGCCTACTCTAATGGCAGCCGTTCCAGCTATATTAGATCGTGTCCGGGATGGAGTTCTGAAAAAG GTTGAGGAGAAGGGAGGATTAGCAAGGAAACTTTTTGATATTGCTTATAAACGTCGACTGCAATCTATAGAAGGAAGCTGGTTTGGTGCTTGGGGACTTGAGAGATGGTTGTGGGATGTTATTGTTTTTGAAAGGGTACATGCTGCACTAGGAGGTCGCTTACGACTTATGCTCTCTGGTGGGGCTCCTTTATCTGCCAATTCCCAACGCTTCATCAACATTTGCATGGG gGCTCCCGTATGTCAAGGATATGGCTTGACAGAAACATGTGCTGGAAGTGCTTTCACTGAGTGGGATGATACAACTATAGGCCGAGTTGGGCCACCCGTTCCTTGTTGCTACCTTAAG CTTGTCAATTGGGAGGAAGGTGGGTATTCAATATCCGACAAACCAATGCCTCGAGGAGAGGTTGTTGTTGGGGGACATAGTGTAACTCATGGCTATTTCAACAATCCTGAGAAAACCGATGAGGTTTACAAG GTCGATGAGAGGGGCATGCGCTGGTTTTACACCGGGGATATCGGACAATTTCATCCTGATGGATGTCTTGAGATTATCGATAGGAAAAAGGACATTGTCAAACTTCAACATGGAGAGTATATATCTCTCGGAAAG GTTGAGGCAGCATTGACGTCAAGCAAGTTTGTCGACAATTTGATGGTGCATGCTGATCCCTTCCACAGCTATTGTGTGGCTTTAATTGTTCCGTCACGCGACGTTCTTGAGAAGTGGGCAGTAGAAGCTGGCATAAAGTACCAAGATTTCCCAGAACTGTGTGGCAAAGCTGAAACTGTTAGTGAAGTCCAAAAATCACTTTCAAAG GTGGGGAAAGATGCAAAACTAGACAAATTTGAAATACCTGCAAAGATTAAACTGATGGCAGAACCATGGACACCTGAATCAGGATTGGTCACAGCAGCACTCAAAATAAAGAGGGAACAAATAAAGTCAAAGTTCAAAGATGATCTCCAAAAGTTGTACCAGTAA
- the LOC105790205 gene encoding uncharacterized protein LOC105790205, translated as MSHSGDDSFSDAAEECYNAEFRSYPDDAWYNVRVLFAGNSGDKMRVKYDNFSDDYDNIFIADSFKSAYEVYDFIGRFRKASAQLQDPDCSMVVKGMRVCSSDSFGNDDVRFYDAIIDEVLHKKHSYVNGQEECECTFLISWLHGPNVGNITDKGVANICLLQGSEIPPKLASFIEIALQKIDKALCKSVSGTSNDLVAPHKDNKGSPIVKWKPSSSECIRQRKCAPRPLSAVWPLGGIEFGCASKQEETDLGGDKNLHKILVQNLEKELSSSTVSEFIHKQTSITTRVYIFPSLPWEPYTNGVIMMNCQKDLERLLGFLQNPNHFIASLNGRPWVATEKLLTNDHWTLMLSSPNKLLNRKVAGFNNELKVVCYGTKEYNKAKELRDLFLQFIEHQRGLYKKLRMEERNIS; from the exons ATGTCACATTCCGGCGACGATAGCTTCTCCGACGCGGCGGAGGAATGCTACAACGCGGAGTTCCGATCGTATCCAGATGACGCCTGGTATAATGTTCGAGTATTGTTTGCAGGCAATTCAGGTGACAAAATGAGAGTCAAGTACGACAACTTCTCTGATGATTACGACAACATTTTTATCGCCGATAGTTTCAAGTCCGCTTACGAGGTTTACGATTTCATCGGAAGGTTCCGTAAGGCCTCCGCTCAGCTCCAGGATCCGGACTGTTCCATGGTCGTGAAAGGCATGCGCGTCTGTTCTTCTGATTCTTTTGGAAATGACGACGTTCGCTTTTACGACGCTATCATTGATGAG gtGTTGCATAAGAAGCATTCTTATGTAAATGGACAAGAAGAGTGTGAGTGCACCTTCCTAATCTCTTGGCTACACGGTCCTAATGTTGGGAACATAACAGACAAGGGGGTTGCAAATATATGCCTTCTCCAGGGTTCTGAGATACCGCCAAAACTTGCATCTTTCATTGAGATAGCATTGCAGAAAATAGATAAGGCCTTATGTAAATCTGTTTCTGGCACTAGCAATGATCTTGTTGCTCCACATAAGGATAACAAGGGTAGCCCAATTGTCAAGTGGAAGCCAAGTTCATCGGAGTGTATAAGACAA aggAAGTGTGCTCCGCGGCCTTTGAGTGCGGTGTGGCCATTAGGAGGAATAGAATTTGGTTGTGCAAGTAAACAAGAAGAAACTGATCTAGGAGGGGATAAAAACCTTCACAAAATACTAGTTCAGAATCTTGAAAAGGAATTGTCCTCATCAACAGTTTCCGAGTTCATCCATAAACAAACTTCCATCACTACACGAGTATATATTTTCCCGAGTCTACCATGGGAGCCATACACCAATGGTGTCATtatgatgaattgccaaaaaGACCTTGAACGGTTGCTTGGGTTTTTGCAGAATCCTAATCATTTCATTGCATCCTTGAATGGGCG ACCATGGGTGGCCACTGAAAAATTGTTAACCAATGATCATTGGACCTTAATGCTCAGCTCTCCG AACAAATTACTCAACAGAAAAGTTGCTGGATTCAACAATGAATTGAAGGTTGTTTGTTATGGGACAAAGGAATACAATAAAGCAAAGGAGTTAAGGGATTTATTTTTGCAGTTTATTGAACACCAACGCGGACTTTACAAGAAGCTAAGAATGGAAGAGAGAAATATCTCATAG